TAACTGACTCGTCTCTGCGTCTGGCGATGTTGCGCTTCTAAGAGGTTTCCACAGTCTTCACACATGGTTTCGACTATGTTGGTGGTTACCTGTCCGTTGCACTTCGGACACGAACTGGCACTCGAGTCGGGCTGGACGTCTTCGTCGAACGCCGTCTCATAAATTTCTCTGAGAGTCATGGTGTTCACGAGAGGCGATGAGCAATTCCGACTGCCCCTCACCCACTCGTGGGGCATAGAAACCCACTTTACAGTAGACGGTAGTATAGTTTCTTTATTTATGATACTCTATGAAACTCGCAGTAAGTACAGGCCAAACACATACCGCTCAGTACAGAGGGAGGACCGAACGATTCACATCAAGGACAGGTAATGTGATTATATGTCCGACCGTACCGACCGACTCCTTGCTGTTCTGGTCATCCTGATGGCCTTGTTGGTAGTTGCTCAAACAACTGTTGTCCCACGAAACCGACTGCTGAGTACGATAGGGATTTTCTCTGGAAGCTTGGCGGTCGTCTACGGATTAATGGAGTTACTGATGACGTTCGACTCGACTTCCTGACGCGACACGTTCGCAGATATAGTTACCGAATTGCTAGGTTCAGTTTCAGGTATATCTCTGAATAAAGAACCCGTGCTACTAACTACTAGGTGGCGGCAACGCTGTCGAACGGACTCATGCTGTGGCGAAAGCCCGGCAGCGAAACGGTCATCGACCGTGAGCAGCCCGGACCGTGGAGGTGGTGGGAGGTGGCGGTGACTGCGTTCACACCAGCAAAAAAGGGGCTTCGCTCCGGCTATTCCCACCAGCAGCTGCGCTCGGGGAAGTGAATCGTCGTCCATCCGGTCACGGCCAGTGAGACACGGCCCTCGTGCCAGTTCCGGGCAGCCTTGTGAATGCGCACCTGCTCGCCTTCCTCGATCCACGGCGCGTCTGAGGACTTCCAGATCGTCACACGCGTCTGGCCACTATCATCTGCGATGAGCCCGACCTGTGCGATGCTTGGATGCGAGGGATCCCACAGGGTTTCGACACGCCCTTCGATGCTCACCTCTTTTCGAGCAACCTCCTCGAGTTTCCCAATGGGGATGACGTGTCCGGGCGCCGTCTGCAGCTCCTCGAACACGTTGACGACCGCACTCGTCAGGTCTTGGCCACCGACGACGGCCTCACTCAACCGCCGGCTGATCGCCGCTCGAGACCAGCCATCCAACTGCTTTGCGAGTCGCATCGACTGCTTGTTCACGGCCGCCAACTTCTCTCGAGAGAGCTCTGTCCGGGAATCCGCTCGCTCCGGGTCCGCCATCGGATCCACGCTCGCCGCCCGTTTCTGGAACTTGAAACGCCGCGCTTTGCTCTGGTTCGCAGCGATTGCTCGCGTCCGCTTCTCTCGACCTTCCTGTGTTCCCAACTCGGCTTGGGCACTGATCCGCTCGAGTTCGTCCTCTCGTGCTCGAATGCGCTCTTCCTGTTCGAGGGTTGCACCGTGAATCCGGTCCTCACTGGTGTCTGCGATACCGTCTGGGTGGTTCGCATCCACCTTTGCTTGGACCTCTTGCTCGACCGTTGCCTCGAATTCCGGCGTCTCGTCGACGACCGGGAAGCCGTCTTCATCGACTGCCTGCTCGTCCGTCTGTTTGAGTGCCTGTTCATCGACCGTAACGACCTTGCTACTCGAGTTGTTACTAGACATTGGAGTTCTGATCTCCGAAGGCGCTCATGCGCCTGCCACCGCGATGCCTCACCATCGCGGTTTTCCGACGACACCGACCGACTAGATCCATCTGCGCGCTCGCGCTCGCGCCTTCGCGAGCGCCCATCTGGGCGCGAGCGAGAGCGCGCCTGAATGCGGTGTCCCAACCAGCACCGCGCGGCGTCCTGCCGAGCGAAGCGAGGCAGGGCTCGAGGTGCGAACGGTGTGAGCGCCTCGGCGACCCGCCCGAAGCGAGCGGCCAGCTTTAAGCCGTTTCTCGTGTCCGGCCCGGACTGCGGGTTCGTGTCCAGCGCGACTGTCGACGAGAACGCGCGCCGCGGTGTGGCGCGCGACAGCGCAGGCGGCACCAAGCGCTGGAACGCGAAAGCCCGCGAGGGGCGCAACCGAAAACGCGCTTAATGCTGGCGTCGAGACCAGATTCATTTTAGCCCGGAACGGTGAGCGACGTCAGGAGCGAACCGCAGCCCGGAATGGTCGGTCGCGAGCGACGCGGAGGGCGGCACGCGGCGAGCGGGGCGGGCCGATACTCAAGAGCAAGCAACCGACGCAACAGCAGCCCGATCAATCCACGTGGGTGGGATCAAAAGGGGCTGGCGCGCTCGAGGAACCCCGCCGACACAAGCACCGCAACTTGTGAGGAGCGCAGCGAGGTGCGGGACTCGAGCGCGCCAGGGGCTTTCTCCCTGTTATCGAAAGCGATGATTGCGAGCCACTCATCGAGATCAACTCCTTTACAGAGCTGGTTCAGTGGCCCATCCGCACACTAAAGGACTTTACAAACGAGATTCAGATGAGGAAGTATGGATGGAATGAAAACCTTTGCTACTATCATAAAGTATTCTGCTGGAGGGACACTCGGTAGCCTCTTTATCGCATATGGTCTCAGAGAGTTTCTTCGAGCTTCAGGGGGCGGATACTATTGCTGCCGCCATAGTCTCTATCAGACGCAAGGGATATCTCTTACGTTC
Above is a genomic segment from Natronorubrum aibiense containing:
- a CDS encoding DNA-binding protein, which produces MSSNNSSSKVVTVDEQALKQTDEQAVDEDGFPVVDETPEFEATVEQEVQAKVDANHPDGIADTSEDRIHGATLEQEERIRAREDELERISAQAELGTQEGREKRTRAIAANQSKARRFKFQKRAASVDPMADPERADSRTELSREKLAAVNKQSMRLAKQLDGWSRAAISRRLSEAVVGGQDLTSAVVNVFEELQTAPGHVIPIGKLEEVARKEVSIEGRVETLWDPSHPSIAQVGLIADDSGQTRVTIWKSSDAPWIEEGEQVRIHKAARNWHEGRVSLAVTGWTTIHFPERSCWWE